Proteins encoded by one window of Mesorhizobium sp. INR15:
- a CDS encoding DUF2259 domain-containing protein, producing MRFLFLLAISLLAQFSTPLAAHAGDVAELEILGFSKDGGVFAFEEYGVQDGSGFPYANRYYIDTSDDSFLKGTPIRVQIEDEAATLEAARLQARQKGEAIVKQAELTSNKGITAGFNPVTELSADPHRIVVNPRPIFSPVDQPLEFRLDELGMNNTAGCESQGEINGFRLLRIEAQDGGTTKLLHEDKSIPKSRGCPNGYRIGAVQTFSMDSLSAYAVLIAVRQYGFEGPDFRWIAVTGRL from the coding sequence ATGCGATTCCTTTTTCTGTTAGCCATTTCCTTGCTTGCCCAGTTTTCCACGCCGCTTGCCGCTCATGCCGGCGATGTCGCGGAGCTGGAAATACTCGGCTTCAGCAAGGACGGCGGCGTGTTCGCCTTCGAGGAATATGGCGTGCAAGACGGGTCGGGATTCCCCTACGCCAACCGCTATTACATCGACACCAGTGACGACAGTTTTCTGAAGGGAACACCGATCCGGGTCCAGATCGAAGATGAAGCCGCCACACTCGAAGCGGCGCGCCTCCAGGCCCGGCAGAAGGGTGAAGCGATCGTCAAGCAGGCTGAGTTGACTTCTAACAAGGGGATCACCGCCGGCTTTAACCCGGTGACCGAGCTTTCCGCCGATCCGCACCGGATCGTGGTCAATCCGCGCCCGATCTTCTCACCGGTCGACCAGCCGCTGGAGTTTCGCCTCGACGAACTCGGCATGAACAACACGGCGGGTTGCGAGAGCCAGGGCGAGATCAACGGCTTTCGGCTGTTGCGCATCGAGGCGCAGGATGGCGGCACGACCAAGCTTCTGCATGAGGACAAGTCGATTCCCAAGAGCCGGGGTTGCCCCAACGGCTACCGCATTGGGGCGGTGCAGACATTCTCCATGGACAGCCTCAGTGCCTATGCCGTGTTGATCGCGGTGCGCCAATATGGCTTCGAAGGCCCGGACTTCCGCTGGATCGCGGTGACCGGCCGCCTGTGA
- a CDS encoding DUF2171 domain-containing protein — protein sequence MTDTSKIREHMEVVGADGVHVGTVDKVDGKRIKLTKADSGEGAHKGHHHYIPLSLVAEVDGKKVWLSANSDVAVTFEEEKSDPV from the coding sequence ATGACCGACACCAGCAAAATTCGTGAACACATGGAAGTCGTCGGCGCCGACGGCGTTCATGTCGGCACTGTCGACAAAGTCGACGGCAAAAGGATCAAGCTGACCAAGGCGGACAGCGGCGAGGGCGCCCATAAGGGCCACCACCACTACATTCCGCTCAGCCTTGTCGCCGAGGTCGATGGCAAGAAAGTGTGGCTATCGGCGAATTCCGATGTCGCGGTAACGTTCGAGGAAGAGAAGTCCGATCCGGTCTGA
- a CDS encoding branched-chain amino acid ABC transporter substrate-binding protein → MRSKATISAALVWLFLAGSANAQTLLVGVAAPLSGPSALLGKQIETGSGFAAEANGIELKTVDDACSADGGAAAAREFAAAKVTIVVGFLCTDAIEAALPILKDANIPVITVGVRTESLTDRRAKTGWPVYRLGPRGDDERNAVATTLTRLWQNELFAIIDDGTIYGRELAETFRAAAEQAALKPVFVDTFRPQLDNQIGLIGRLKKAGATHVFAGGDGDDIAIMGRDAGQLNAGMTIAGGENLRTPAGDVPYATGTLMIAPPEWADAADRKLLDSFAAQKIVPDGYTLPAYAAIEIAKAASAAGETSGKPLADLLTAHDFSTAIGPIRFDEKGDLTENPYRVFRFDGARFVPLESN, encoded by the coding sequence ATGCGCTCCAAGGCAACAATATCCGCTGCTCTGGTCTGGCTGTTTCTGGCCGGCAGCGCCAACGCCCAGACGCTTTTGGTCGGCGTCGCGGCTCCCTTGTCGGGACCATCGGCGCTCCTCGGCAAGCAGATCGAAACGGGCAGCGGATTTGCCGCCGAGGCCAACGGCATAGAGCTCAAAACCGTCGATGACGCCTGCAGTGCCGATGGCGGTGCGGCGGCGGCCCGGGAATTCGCGGCGGCCAAGGTCACTATCGTTGTCGGCTTTCTTTGCACCGATGCGATCGAGGCTGCACTGCCGATCCTGAAGGATGCCAACATTCCGGTGATCACCGTTGGCGTGCGCACCGAAAGCCTGACCGACCGGCGCGCCAAGACCGGCTGGCCGGTCTATCGGCTCGGGCCGCGCGGCGACGACGAGCGCAACGCGGTGGCCACCACACTAACCCGGCTTTGGCAGAATGAGCTGTTCGCCATCATCGATGACGGCACCATCTATGGCCGGGAATTGGCCGAGACATTCCGCGCTGCCGCCGAGCAAGCAGCGCTGAAGCCGGTGTTCGTCGACACGTTCCGTCCACAGCTCGACAACCAGATCGGCCTGATCGGCCGGTTGAAGAAAGCCGGCGCGACGCATGTCTTTGCCGGCGGCGACGGTGACGACATCGCTATCATGGGCCGAGATGCCGGCCAGTTGAATGCCGGCATGACTATTGCCGGCGGCGAAAACCTGCGCACGCCCGCCGGCGATGTACCCTATGCAACGGGGACGCTGATGATCGCACCGCCCGAATGGGCCGATGCCGCCGATCGGAAGCTGTTGGATAGCTTTGCCGCCCAAAAGATCGTGCCGGACGGCTACACACTGCCCGCATACGCGGCGATCGAGATCGCCAAGGCTGCGTCGGCGGCGGGGGAAACTTCGGGCAAGCCCTTGGCCGATCTGCTCACCGCTCACGATTTCAGCACGGCGATCGGGCCGATCCGCTTTGATGAAAAAGGCGACCTGACCGAGAATCCGTATCGCGTCTTCCGCTTCGACGGGGCGCGTTTCGTGCCTTTGGAAAGCAATTGA
- the purB gene encoding adenylosuccinate lyase, translating to MIPRYSRPEMVAIWSPETRFRIWFEIEAYACDALAELGVIPKEAAKTIWEKGGAAKFDVEAIDEIERVTKHDVIAFLTHLAEFVGPDARFIHQGMTSSDVLDTCFAVQLTRASDILLADIDGLLAALKRRAFEHKDTVTIGRSHGIHAEPTTFGVKLAQAYAEFSRCRERLVHAREDIATCAISGAVGTFANIDPYVEEHVAAKLGLKPEPVSTQVIPRDRHAMFFATLGVIASSIERLSIEVRHLQRTEVLEAEEYFSPGQKGSSAMPHKRNPVLTENLTGLARMVRAFALPAMENVALWHERDISHSSVERMIGPDATVTLDFALSRLTSVIDKLLVYPDNMLKNMNKFRGLVHSQRVMLALTQAGLSREDSYRLVQRNAMKVWEQGADFLEELLADKEVTTALPEAEIREKFDLGYHTKHVDTIFKRVFG from the coding sequence ATGATCCCTCGCTATTCCCGACCGGAAATGGTCGCCATCTGGTCGCCGGAAACCCGGTTCCGCATCTGGTTCGAAATCGAGGCCTATGCCTGCGACGCGCTGGCCGAGCTAGGCGTCATCCCGAAAGAGGCCGCGAAGACCATCTGGGAAAAGGGCGGCGCGGCGAAATTCGACGTCGAGGCCATCGACGAGATCGAGCGCGTCACCAAGCACGATGTCATCGCCTTCCTGACCCATCTCGCCGAATTCGTCGGACCCGACGCCCGTTTCATCCACCAGGGCATGACATCGTCCGATGTTCTCGACACCTGCTTTGCCGTGCAGCTGACACGTGCCAGCGACATCCTGCTTGCTGATATCGACGGGCTGCTCGCAGCGCTGAAGCGCCGGGCTTTCGAGCACAAGGACACCGTCACCATTGGCCGCAGCCACGGCATCCATGCCGAGCCGACGACCTTCGGCGTCAAGCTGGCGCAGGCCTATGCCGAGTTCTCACGCTGCCGCGAGCGGCTGGTGCATGCCCGCGAGGACATCGCGACCTGCGCCATTTCAGGCGCGGTCGGCACTTTCGCCAACATCGACCCCTATGTCGAAGAGCATGTCGCGGCCAAGCTTGGACTGAAGCCGGAGCCGGTGTCGACGCAGGTGATCCCGCGCGACCGTCACGCTATGTTCTTCGCCACGCTCGGCGTCATCGCCTCGTCGATCGAGCGGCTGTCGATCGAGGTCCGCCACCTGCAGCGCACCGAAGTGCTGGAGGCGGAAGAGTATTTTTCGCCTGGGCAGAAAGGCTCGTCGGCAATGCCGCACAAGCGCAACCCGGTGCTGACCGAAAACCTCACCGGCCTTGCCCGCATGGTGCGCGCCTTCGCGCTGCCGGCGATGGAGAATGTGGCGCTCTGGCATGAGCGCGACATCTCGCATTCATCGGTCGAGCGCATGATTGGACCGGACGCGACGGTGACGCTCGATTTCGCGTTGTCGCGGCTGACCAGCGTTATCGACAAGCTGCTCGTCTATCCCGACAACATGCTGAAGAACATGAACAAGTTCCGTGGCCTGGTGCATTCGCAGCGCGTCATGCTGGCGCTGACCCAGGCCGGCCTTTCGCGCGAGGATTCCTACCGGCTGGTGCAGCGCAACGCCATGAAAGTGTGGGAGCAAGGCGCTGATTTTCTTGAGGAACTTCTCGCCGACAAGGAAGTAACCACTGCCTTGCCGGAGGCCGAGATTCGCGAGAAATTCGACCTTGGCTATCACACCAAGCATGTCGACACGATCTTCAAGCGCGTGTTTGGCTAA
- a CDS encoding P1 family peptidase gives MFRTGPRNLITDVAGLRVGNSADPKLKSGVTVVLCDEPAVAGVQILGGAPGTRETDLLEPHNSIASIHAVVLSGGSAFGLDAASGVQAALRENGIGFEVGGFRVPIVPAAILFDLRNGGDKDWGRYPPYRDLGYEAAQAATSDFALGTIGAGTGALTSGLKGGLGSASTMLGSGVTIGALAAVNPTGSVTVGRSQYFWAAPFEIGDEFGGRGYPSPMPDDAKQILLKYRDKRVGQAAGEGGNTTIAVIATDAVLTKAAAKRLAMAAHDGFVRAIWPTHTPADGDLVFALATGKSGIELSADNAIDLYAAAGATMARAISRGVYAATPAEKDLFPVWSSRLR, from the coding sequence ATGTTCCGCACGGGTCCGCGCAACCTGATCACCGATGTCGCCGGCCTGCGCGTCGGCAACAGTGCTGATCCCAAGCTGAAGTCCGGGGTCACCGTTGTTCTTTGCGATGAACCGGCGGTGGCCGGAGTCCAGATCCTGGGAGGTGCACCCGGCACGCGCGAAACCGACCTGCTCGAGCCGCACAATTCGATAGCGAGCATCCACGCCGTGGTGCTTTCAGGCGGTTCGGCTTTCGGCCTGGACGCCGCATCCGGTGTCCAGGCGGCCTTGCGCGAAAACGGCATAGGCTTTGAGGTCGGCGGCTTTCGAGTGCCGATCGTCCCGGCCGCGATCCTGTTCGACCTGCGCAATGGCGGCGACAAGGATTGGGGCCGTTATCCGCCCTATCGCGATCTCGGCTACGAGGCCGCTCAAGCAGCAACCAGCGATTTCGCGCTAGGCACGATCGGGGCCGGCACCGGCGCGCTGACCTCGGGGCTGAAAGGCGGGCTCGGCTCGGCCTCAACCATGCTCGGCAGCGGCGTCACCATCGGCGCGCTCGCCGCCGTCAACCCGACCGGCTCGGTGACCGTGGGCCGTTCGCAATATTTCTGGGCCGCGCCGTTCGAGATCGGCGATGAGTTCGGCGGGCGCGGCTACCCCTCGCCAATGCCGGACGACGCAAAACAGATTCTGCTGAAATACCGCGACAAGCGCGTCGGGCAGGCTGCCGGCGAAGGTGGCAACACCACAATCGCGGTCATCGCCACTGACGCAGTCCTCACCAAGGCCGCCGCGAAACGCCTTGCGATGGCCGCTCATGATGGTTTTGTTCGCGCCATCTGGCCAACGCATACGCCAGCCGATGGCGATCTGGTATTCGCGCTGGCCACGGGCAAGAGCGGCATCGAGCTATCCGCCGACAACGCCATCGACCTCTATGCCGCAGCCGGCGCCACCATGGCGCGCGCCATCAGCCGGGGTGTTTACGCGGCAACGCCAGCCGAAAAGGATCTGTTTCCGGTCTGGTCGTCGCGTTTGCGATAA